From the Manis javanica isolate MJ-LG chromosome 13, MJ_LKY, whole genome shotgun sequence genome, one window contains:
- the LOC118970678 gene encoding olfactory receptor 7G2-like, whose translation MAYDRYVAICHPLSMMDALLHSLMVLRLSSCRDREIPHFCEHAQVIKLACFDTLINNFLIHFAPQESEDHGFTETILFIKNMNHTYVSEFLLLGLTDDPELQPFLLGLFLSMYLVTILGNLLITLAVSCDPHLHSPMYSFLCILSLADICISTTTIPKMLLNIQAQNEHISYTDCIAQIGFVLFFGGFENCLLAAMAYDCYVAICHPLRYTVIMTPRLCVLLILLSLLLSIADSLLHSLMVLRLSFCTNREIPHFFCELDQVFKLACSDILINNFLIYFVGSLFGGVPVSGIIFSYTLILSSILRMPSVEGRCKAFSTCGSHLSVVSLFYGTGFGVYISSAVTDSSRKAAVASMMYIVVPQMMNPFIYSLRNRDMKGALRKIVTRIHLSLNGVTCFRLVFLE comes from the exons atggcctatgaccgctatgtggccatctgtcaccccCTGAG catGATGGATGCCCTGCTCCACAGTCTGATGGTGCTGAGGCTGTCCTCCTGCAGGGACCGGGAAATCCCCCACTTCTGTGAACATGCTCAGGTCATCAAGCTGGCCTGTTTTGATACCCTCATCAATAACTTCCTGATACATTTT GCTCCCCAGGAGAGCGAGGACCATGGCTTCACAGAGACCATCCT ATTCATCAAAAACATGAATCACACATATGTTTCAgaattcctcctcctgggattgacAGATGATCCAGAACTGCAACCATTCCTCCTTGGTCTGTTCCTGTCCATGTACCTGGTCACCatcctggggaacctgctcatcacCCTGGCCGTCAGCTGtgacccccacctccacagcCCCATGTACTCCTTCCTTTGCATCCTGTCCCTGGCTGACATCTGTATAAGCACAACCACCATCCCCAAaatgctgctgaacatccagGCACAGAATGAGCACATTAGCTACACTGACTGCATTGCACAGATTGGTTTTGTCCTATTTTTTGGTGGTTTTGAAAACTGTCTCCTTGCAGCAATGGCCTATGActgctatgtggccatctgccatccaCTGAGGTACACGGTCATCATGACCCCACGGCTCTGTGTCCTGCTgattctgctctctctgctcctgaGCATCGCAGATTCCCTGCTCCACAGTCTGATGGTGCTGAGGTTGTCCTTCTGCACAAACAGGGAAATCCCCCACTTCTTCTGTGAACTTGATCAGGTCTTCAAGCTGGCCTGCTCTGACATCCTCATCAATAATTTCCTGATATATTTTGTAGGCAGCCTATTTGGGGGTGTTCCTGTATCTGGGATCATTTTCTCTTATACTCTAATTCTCTCTTCCATTTTGAGAATGCCCTCGGTGGAGGGTAGGTGtaaagccttttccacctgtgggTCTCACCTCTCAGTTGTCTCCTTGTTCTATGGGACAGGTTTTGGGGTGTACATTAGCTCTGCAGTTACTGACTCTTCCAGGAAGGCTGCAGTGGCCTCAATGATGTACATCGTGGTTCCCCAGATgatgaaccccttcatctacagcctgaggaacagggacatGAAGGGGGCCTTGAGGAAAATAGTTACTAGGATACATCTGTCTTTAAATGGAGTCACCTGTTTTAGGCTTGTTTTTCTTGAATGA